One genomic region from Dehalobacter restrictus DSM 9455 encodes:
- a CDS encoding helix-turn-helix domain-containing protein, giving the protein MEIDYKALGERIAKRRKVLNLTQDNVAEATGLSNNHISNIENNHSIPSIESLLKICEALDITPDYFLLGIFRQTNDSLLSQINQKIKLCDERKLELVDHFMTWIVNEKL; this is encoded by the coding sequence ATGGAAATTGATTACAAAGCATTAGGCGAGCGGATTGCGAAAAGACGCAAGGTTTTGAATCTGACCCAAGATAACGTCGCTGAAGCAACAGGGCTCAGCAACAACCATATATCCAATATAGAGAACAATCATTCTATCCCCAGTATCGAATCATTGCTTAAAATATGCGAGGCTCTGGACATCACACCAGATTATTTTCTGCTGGGTATTTTCAGACAAACAAATGACAGTCTGCTTTCTCAGATTAATCAAAAAATCAAGCTGTGCGATGAGAGAAAGCTTGAACTGGTTGATCATTTCATGACTTGGATAGTTAATGAAAAACTATAG
- a CDS encoding LytR/AlgR family response regulator transcription factor has protein sequence MLTIGICDDRPLCRQLLEAFIHLYEKEKGVSFDIYQFGSGEELLEELNKLGMIFDLLFLDNSMKKLTGLETTKQIRQSASMSTCSIVFVTSADDHDQFMQVQPLQVLCKPGTQERIDAILDKALAKNTR, from the coding sequence TTGCTTACTATCGGCATTTGCGATGACAGGCCGCTGTGTCGCCAGTTATTGGAGGCATTCATTCATTTATATGAAAAAGAAAAGGGGGTTTCATTTGATATTTACCAATTTGGCAGTGGTGAAGAGCTTCTTGAAGAACTTAATAAGCTTGGGATGATTTTTGACCTTCTTTTTCTTGATAATAGTATGAAAAAGCTGACCGGTCTCGAGACCACCAAACAAATACGGCAATCTGCTTCCATGTCAACATGCAGCATCGTGTTTGTGACATCTGCCGATGATCATGATCAATTCATGCAGGTACAGCCTTTACAAGTATTATGCAAGCCAGGTACCCAGGAGCGCATTGATGCTATATTAGACAAAGCTCTGGCCAAAAATACAAGGTAA
- a CDS encoding DUF2922 domain-containing protein: MAVTTNRTARLTFATTGGNTFSLTVPQPREDILLTEAMDVMNALIAGGIFLTANGALTGVKDIKVIETTTNDLYDPPQV; this comes from the coding sequence TTGGCTGTGACCACCAACCGAACAGCAAGATTAACCTTTGCAACCACCGGAGGGAACACGTTTTCCCTAACGGTTCCCCAACCGCGAGAGGATATCCTGCTAACTGAAGCCATGGACGTTATGAACGCGCTTATAGCAGGCGGGATATTCCTCACGGCAAACGGTGCCCTTACAGGGGTAAAGGATATAAAGGTCATTGAAACCACGACCAATGACCTTTATGATCCTCCACAAGTGTAA
- a CDS encoding DUF1659 domain-containing protein, whose product MAVVSAPSGAALVLVYQTGVSTSGAPITKQRTLNNIVYNASNQAVYEAAHAIFGLSEYTLLDVYFRRTDELTNEA is encoded by the coding sequence ATGGCCGTTGTTTCAGCACCATCCGGCGCGGCTCTGGTATTGGTCTATCAGACCGGAGTCAGCACCTCCGGCGCTCCGATAACCAAACAGCGAACCCTTAACAATATTGTTTACAATGCTTCGAATCAAGCTGTCTATGAGGCGGCTCACGCCATCTTCGGTCTGTCGGAATATACGCTGCTTGACGTTTACTTCAGAAGAACAGATGAATTGACAAACGAAGCGTAA
- a CDS encoding DUF3102 domain-containing protein, whose protein sequence is MENPATERTPLVIAAEINMITCQTKKILLAGAIEIGCRLQEAKALVKHGEWGKWLESVSYSQKTAERLIKLYQEYGPNFSDGLDTSKSTSMSNMTYTQALLLLGLPAEEREEFIEQNDVGGMTTKKLQQALQDRDKANQEKDQALQENQAFKKGLKAIDSTISELKKEQAKAASMPTNPENVKAEAFSASQPALPTHNLKAEHDPDAHIKYVEKCNACCKTIADTFFDLTTALTNLAHVDPNLKEEKRKEANRLIEYMAETIKEWPPPKKPLRVHS, encoded by the coding sequence ATGGAGAATCCGGCCACTGAACGCACGCCGCTTGTCATAGCGGCTGAGATAAATATGATAACCTGCCAAACCAAAAAAATCCTGCTTGCCGGCGCCATTGAAATCGGGTGTCGTTTGCAGGAAGCCAAGGCTCTGGTCAAACACGGGGAATGGGGTAAGTGGCTGGAGTCTGTGAGCTATTCCCAGAAAACTGCCGAAAGACTGATAAAGCTCTACCAAGAGTACGGGCCAAACTTCTCTGACGGATTGGACACGTCAAAATCGACATCAATGTCGAATATGACTTACACCCAGGCCCTCCTCCTTCTGGGTTTACCGGCAGAGGAGCGGGAGGAATTCATCGAGCAGAATGATGTCGGCGGTATGACCACCAAAAAGCTGCAGCAGGCACTTCAGGACAGAGACAAGGCCAATCAGGAAAAGGACCAGGCGCTTCAGGAGAATCAAGCATTTAAAAAAGGACTGAAGGCGATCGACAGCACAATCTCCGAATTAAAAAAGGAGCAGGCTAAGGCTGCGTCAATGCCAACAAATCCGGAGAATGTCAAAGCAGAAGCCTTCTCTGCCAGTCAACCCGCCCTGCCGACCCACAACCTTAAAGCCGAACATGACCCCGACGCTCACATCAAGTATGTAGAAAAATGCAACGCTTGCTGCAAAACAATCGCCGATACCTTCTTCGATCTGACGACAGCGCTCACCAATCTGGCGCATGTCGATCCGAACCTGAAAGAAGAAAAAAGAAAAGAGGCCAATCGACTGATTGAATACATGGCAGAGACGATTAAAGAGTGGCCACCCCCCAAGAAACCGCTTAGAGTTCATTCCTGA
- a CDS encoding nitrous oxide-stimulated promoter family protein — protein MINIYCKKTHTPQNRRCEDCERLYKYSSKKIEQCMFGENKPVCARCKIHCYKLEMRVEIKKVMRYSGPRMLFKHPILTFYHIIDSKRSNRKA, from the coding sequence ATGATTAATATTTATTGCAAGAAAACCCATACCCCACAAAATAGAAGGTGTGAAGACTGTGAGAGATTATATAAATATTCAAGCAAGAAAATAGAACAATGCATGTTTGGTGAGAACAAACCAGTCTGTGCAAGATGTAAAATACATTGTTATAAACTAGAAATGAGAGTAGAAATAAAGAAAGTTATGAGGTATTCTGGGCCAAGGATGCTGTTTAAGCACCCAATATTAACGTTCTATCACATAATAGATTCTAAGAGAAGTAATAGGAAAGCATGA
- a CDS encoding DUF3795 domain-containing protein, which yields MANQREKSHCKGCRNEDDIRYKTKNSTSCIIKNCSVIQSNKSGFCFECDKFPCIRLKQLDKRYRSKYHMSMIENLEHIKQYNLDSFLQHEEIRWSCKECGNFVCVHKHICLVCKTSFIE from the coding sequence ATGGCAAATCAAAGGGAGAAAAGTCATTGCAAGGGATGCCGAAACGAGGACGATATAAGGTATAAAACAAAAAATAGCACCAGTTGCATAATCAAAAATTGTTCTGTAATTCAAAGTAATAAATCCGGGTTTTGCTTTGAATGCGACAAATTCCCTTGCATAAGACTAAAACAGTTGGATAAGCGGTATCGAAGTAAATATCACATGAGCATGATTGAAAATCTTGAGCACATTAAGCAATATAATCTGGATTCATTTTTACAGCATGAGGAGATTAGATGGAGTTGCAAAGAATGTGGTAATTTTGTCTGTGTACATAAACATATTTGTTTAGTTTGTAAAACTTCATTTATTGAGTGA
- a CDS encoding DUF3656 domain-containing U32 family peptidase, translating to MHSDFGSSPQQHTNKKMELLAPAGGYEALKAAVENGADAVYLGGKMFNARASASNFDSEELSKAVTYAHERGVKVYVTLNILVADSEFSELADYVYQLYSLGADALIVQDIGVANFIRKVLPEIRLHASTQMTQNNIYGLKQLEKMGFSRVVLARETSAPEIEKMVQATELDVEVFGHGALCISYSGQCLMSSYIGGRSGNRGRCAQPCRMAYSLVDGKGRDLLEGRKTGEHLLSPRDLKLLDNLGELQRMGVRSLKIEGRMKRPEYVATVIRVYRKALDFLQEQKGQEITARDLYELTQIFNRDFTTGYFQGYQGAEMMSFSRPNNRGTMLGRITDLKNNRLTLKLDRELGLGDGLEIWTKRGREGISVGRIGIPGGKTVDSAAPGDTVTIEFEGAANIGDRVFKTHDEQLIAQARLSFQEGKEMRKRPLKMQLSGKVGQKLRLTVWDDQQHVALESQCEAQEAQNRPLTQEVLVKQLGRLGNTPFYLGELTTALEGDLMIPVSALNELRRAAVEKLLEPSHSKPALTLNAYQERTYAWNQQLKTGRTVSGKTGAGKHLLSAAVTDSSMIAPLLKAGADRIILGGEHWRSRPPLTLAELQKALDTCQSRGRTLLWRLPRILNQTQCEQVLKDLTKVAGWSSRPVIMAGNLAEIEMLKTVDPEWTWETDYFLHCFNEAALEWVHRAGGRQAALSMELSQEQLAVLGKSEGIELLVFGDMEMMVSEFCLPGAVLGEGKDGARNKCGKACQNRDLYLKDRMAYHFPLATDQECRMHVFNAKTLNLVTELSKIADMGIRNIRLELLRASLPQAERAVTVFHQLWKETAGGKNIGKEETEEAMKSLEELYPDGFTRGHFYRGVLI from the coding sequence ATGCATTCAGATTTTGGCAGCAGTCCGCAGCAGCATACAAATAAAAAGATGGAACTTCTTGCACCGGCCGGGGGTTACGAGGCATTGAAGGCTGCGGTGGAAAACGGAGCCGATGCCGTCTATCTCGGAGGCAAAATGTTCAATGCCAGAGCTTCGGCCTCGAATTTTGATTCGGAGGAATTGTCTAAGGCGGTGACGTACGCGCACGAACGCGGCGTTAAGGTCTATGTGACGTTAAATATTCTTGTGGCTGACAGTGAATTCTCAGAGCTGGCGGACTATGTCTATCAGCTTTATTCACTTGGCGCAGACGCGTTGATCGTTCAGGACATCGGGGTTGCGAATTTTATCCGGAAAGTTCTGCCGGAGATAAGGCTTCATGCCAGCACACAGATGACCCAGAATAATATTTACGGGCTGAAGCAACTTGAAAAAATGGGTTTTTCCAGGGTTGTTCTAGCCAGGGAAACTTCGGCGCCGGAAATAGAAAAAATGGTTCAGGCGACGGAGTTGGATGTCGAGGTTTTTGGACATGGCGCACTGTGTATCAGCTATTCCGGACAGTGTCTGATGTCGAGCTATATCGGGGGACGGAGTGGCAACCGCGGAAGATGTGCGCAGCCTTGCAGGATGGCCTACAGTCTGGTCGACGGCAAAGGCAGGGATCTGCTGGAAGGAAGGAAGACCGGGGAGCACCTTCTAAGCCCGCGTGATCTGAAATTGTTGGACAATCTCGGGGAGTTGCAGCGGATGGGTGTGCGCTCACTGAAGATAGAAGGCCGGATGAAAAGGCCCGAATATGTGGCAACGGTCATCCGGGTCTACCGTAAAGCCCTGGACTTTTTACAGGAACAAAAGGGGCAGGAAATCACAGCCCGGGATCTATATGAGCTGACTCAGATTTTTAACCGGGATTTTACAACCGGATACTTTCAGGGTTACCAGGGAGCGGAGATGATGAGTTTCAGCCGCCCAAACAACCGCGGCACCATGCTGGGCCGAATTACGGATCTAAAAAACAACCGTCTGACACTGAAGCTGGACCGCGAGCTGGGACTCGGAGACGGCCTGGAAATCTGGACAAAAAGAGGCCGTGAAGGGATCAGCGTCGGAAGAATAGGGATACCTGGCGGCAAAACGGTTGACAGTGCTGCACCCGGAGATACGGTCACCATAGAATTTGAAGGCGCTGCGAATATTGGGGACCGGGTATTCAAAACCCACGATGAGCAGCTGATTGCCCAGGCCCGGCTTAGTTTCCAGGAAGGCAAGGAAATGCGCAAGCGGCCGTTAAAAATGCAGCTTTCCGGAAAAGTTGGTCAAAAACTGCGCCTAACTGTCTGGGACGATCAGCAGCACGTTGCGCTGGAATCGCAGTGTGAGGCTCAGGAAGCACAGAATCGGCCACTGACACAGGAGGTTCTGGTAAAACAGCTGGGGCGTCTGGGGAATACCCCGTTTTATCTCGGAGAATTAACGACAGCACTGGAAGGGGATCTGATGATACCGGTCAGTGCGTTGAATGAATTGCGGCGTGCTGCGGTGGAGAAGCTTTTGGAGCCGTCTCACAGCAAGCCGGCGCTGACCTTGAATGCGTATCAGGAGCGGACTTACGCTTGGAATCAGCAGCTCAAAACCGGCCGGACCGTATCGGGAAAAACCGGAGCAGGCAAGCATTTGCTCAGTGCCGCGGTGACGGATTCTTCCATGATTGCGCCGTTGCTGAAGGCCGGTGCGGACAGAATCATTCTGGGCGGAGAACACTGGCGGTCCAGACCGCCCCTTACCCTGGCAGAGCTGCAGAAGGCACTCGATACGTGTCAAAGCAGGGGAAGAACGTTGCTATGGAGACTGCCGCGAATCCTGAATCAGACCCAGTGTGAGCAGGTGCTAAAGGATCTGACAAAGGTGGCAGGCTGGTCGTCAAGGCCAGTGATCATGGCCGGGAATCTTGCGGAAATCGAAATGCTGAAGACCGTTGATCCCGAGTGGACTTGGGAGACGGATTATTTTCTGCATTGTTTTAACGAAGCGGCGTTGGAATGGGTTCACAGGGCAGGCGGAAGGCAGGCAGCCCTTTCCATGGAATTAAGTCAGGAACAGCTTGCCGTTCTGGGCAAATCCGAAGGTATTGAGTTGCTGGTGTTTGGCGATATGGAAATGATGGTCAGTGAATTCTGTCTTCCCGGCGCTGTGCTGGGGGAGGGGAAAGACGGAGCCCGCAACAAATGCGGAAAGGCCTGTCAAAACAGAGACCTGTACCTGAAGGACCGCATGGCTTATCACTTCCCACTGGCTACGGATCAAGAGTGCCGGATGCATGTCTTCAATGCCAAAACCTTGAATCTGGTAACCGAACTGTCTAAAATAGCCGATATGGGCATCAGAAATATCCGGCTGGAACTGCTTCGGGCATCTCTGCCCCAGGCTGAACGTGCCGTTACAGTATTTCACCAGCTTTGGAAAGAAACGGCTGGAGGCAAGAATATAGGCAAAGAGGAAACCGAGGAAGCGATGAAAAGCTTGGAGGAGCTTTATCCCGATGGCTTTACCAGAGGACATTTTTATAGAGGAGTGCTAATATAA
- a CDS encoding endonuclease MutS2: MIASDKVLAKLDFGAVRERLRNHCMLPGAKELAEALAPESDLRTVRALLRETDEGKILLRINPLFSVRGAREIRPYLERCDRGGTLNPEELLEIRDTLKTARRLKNTLIDGGQSGKDQYSELYALRETVDGIVPQKEIEDDISRSVSEDGDINDRASEELARLRKAKGISQQRIKESLDGILRNPSYQKMLQDNVITSRGDRYVVPIKMEYSSAFPGIVHDQSASGATLFIEPMAVVQLGNELREITLKENREVQKILQQLTAKVTARIPEILLLNEALIKLDFILAKARLSEDMEAGSPLVMNKQEVKLIGARHPLLTGPVVPISVGLGIDDQFLIITGPNTGGKTVTLKTIGLMAVMMQSGLHIPAESESRLGIFTRIFVDIGDEQSVEQSLSTFSAHMTNIVDITREADSCSLVLLDELGAGTDPGEGAALAMAILAELLERGSCGVATTHYGALKTFAYNTPRVENASVEFNPETLKPTYRLLIGIPGRSNALSIAQRLGLGSGILEKARSFISERDTKESDLLENLEDTQREIELKKRSVEEEQKKAEYKAAELKKKNLELEEKYEDIIRKAKEEAVDVVRQARLEAEGIIKEIKEAQKKERREQEAALEKTRQGLKKLSEKVYETEYTGKNKSGPKPGQVEPGQTVYMPNLRQKGQVLQKPDNNNEVLVQTGILKVSVPLSEIRLVDETRKPEHFAKTIQGTFGLSKAVNLRSEIDLRGKLVEEGILMLDKYLDDAVITGINQVSVIHGKGTGALRAGIHQFLKRHPHVAAYRLGEFGEGDSGVTIVELK; encoded by the coding sequence TTGATAGCTTCAGATAAAGTCCTGGCAAAACTGGATTTTGGCGCAGTCAGAGAACGGCTTAGGAATCATTGTATGCTTCCCGGAGCGAAAGAATTAGCGGAAGCACTTGCTCCGGAGTCTGACCTGCGTACCGTAAGGGCGTTGCTCCGCGAAACGGACGAAGGGAAAATTCTCCTTAGGATTAACCCTTTGTTTTCAGTCAGGGGAGCGCGGGAAATTCGTCCTTATCTGGAAAGATGTGACCGGGGAGGAACCTTAAATCCGGAAGAATTACTGGAAATCAGAGATACGTTGAAAACTGCCCGCCGCCTAAAGAATACGCTGATAGATGGCGGTCAGTCTGGAAAAGATCAGTACAGCGAATTATATGCCCTCAGAGAAACGGTCGATGGGATTGTACCTCAGAAAGAGATAGAAGATGATATCTCCCGCAGTGTCTCCGAGGACGGGGATATCAATGACCGGGCTTCCGAAGAGCTGGCCAGACTGCGGAAAGCGAAAGGGATAAGTCAGCAGCGGATCAAGGAAAGCCTTGACGGTATTCTAAGAAATCCGAGCTATCAAAAGATGCTTCAGGACAATGTCATTACAAGCAGAGGGGACCGCTATGTGGTTCCGATTAAAATGGAATACAGTTCAGCTTTTCCCGGAATTGTCCATGATCAGTCAGCCAGCGGTGCGACCCTTTTTATCGAACCGATGGCAGTGGTCCAGCTCGGCAATGAACTGAGGGAGATCACCCTGAAAGAGAACAGGGAAGTTCAAAAGATTCTTCAGCAGCTCACAGCAAAAGTTACTGCCAGGATTCCGGAAATCCTGCTGTTGAATGAAGCCTTGATTAAGCTGGATTTTATTCTGGCGAAAGCCCGTCTAAGTGAAGATATGGAAGCCGGGTCACCGCTTGTAATGAATAAACAGGAGGTCAAGCTGATCGGCGCGAGACATCCTCTGCTCACCGGGCCTGTTGTACCGATATCCGTCGGACTGGGGATAGATGATCAATTTCTGATCATTACCGGCCCGAACACCGGAGGGAAGACTGTGACGCTGAAGACGATCGGCCTTATGGCGGTGATGATGCAGTCCGGGCTGCATATTCCGGCTGAAAGTGAATCACGGCTCGGGATCTTTACCCGGATTTTTGTCGATATCGGTGACGAGCAGAGTGTCGAACAGTCTTTGAGTACGTTCTCCGCCCATATGACCAATATTGTTGATATTACCCGGGAAGCCGACAGCTGTTCCCTAGTTCTGCTGGACGAACTTGGAGCCGGGACGGATCCGGGCGAAGGGGCAGCCCTGGCCATGGCGATTCTTGCGGAATTATTGGAGCGCGGGAGCTGCGGGGTGGCTACGACGCACTACGGCGCGTTAAAGACCTTTGCCTACAATACGCCTCGGGTAGAAAATGCTTCAGTAGAGTTTAATCCGGAAACGCTCAAGCCCACCTACCGCCTGCTGATCGGTATTCCCGGACGCAGCAATGCCTTATCGATTGCCCAGCGGCTCGGACTTGGCAGTGGCATTCTGGAAAAAGCCCGCTCCTTTATCTCTGAGCGGGATACGAAGGAGAGCGATCTCCTGGAAAACCTCGAGGATACGCAAAGAGAGATTGAACTTAAAAAACGGAGTGTGGAAGAAGAGCAGAAGAAGGCTGAATATAAAGCCGCGGAGCTGAAGAAAAAGAATCTGGAACTGGAAGAAAAATACGAAGATATTATCCGCAAAGCCAAAGAAGAGGCTGTCGACGTTGTCCGTCAGGCCAGACTCGAAGCCGAAGGTATCATCAAAGAAATCAAGGAAGCCCAAAAGAAAGAACGGCGTGAACAGGAAGCGGCTCTGGAGAAAACACGTCAGGGGCTGAAAAAACTCTCTGAAAAGGTGTATGAAACCGAGTATACCGGAAAAAACAAATCCGGACCGAAGCCCGGGCAAGTAGAACCGGGGCAAACGGTCTATATGCCCAATCTTAGACAAAAAGGCCAGGTCCTGCAAAAACCGGATAACAACAATGAAGTGTTGGTCCAGACGGGTATCTTGAAAGTCAGCGTTCCGCTGTCTGAAATCCGGTTGGTCGATGAGACAAGAAAACCGGAACACTTTGCAAAAACCATTCAAGGTACTTTCGGGCTGAGCAAAGCGGTAAATCTCAGAAGTGAAATCGACCTCCGGGGAAAACTGGTCGAAGAAGGCATCCTGATGCTGGATAAATATCTGGATGATGCTGTGATTACAGGAATTAATCAGGTCAGCGTGATTCATGGCAAAGGGACAGGCGCCCTGCGGGCAGGCATTCATCAGTTCTTGAAGAGACATCCCCATGTTGCTGCTTACCGCTTAGGTGAGTTTGGCGAAGGCGATTCCGGGGTCACGATCGTTGAATTAAAGTAA
- a CDS encoding transglycosylase domain-containing protein → MILGIYLIVAVAKTPKLDVELLTGQKQSSVVYDNEQNSIAQLHSSENRLLVDYEDIPDTVKETFIAVEDKRFYKHFGADPIRIIKSAFNNLKAGEVVEGGSTITIQLAKNAFIEDPTAQKLSRKIQEAVLALQIEHVYTKNEILTFYLNRIYLGESSFGIRTASLTYFNKELKDLNPAEIAMLAGLPQAPSGYDPYFYPEKAKARRTIVLGVMRDNGIITQADYDKYVDTPFTFVDQVKSKQKNVQMPEIATRNKQHPYFVDYVISELQAKYGFTPEQIYSGGLKIYTTVNSKIQTKAEEAFADSKNFPANSKDGTSVQGAMTVLEPDSGAIAAMVGGREYTPMGLNRAYQSKRQPGSTAKPLVVYAPALEHGGYYPGTVFDDMPVKFNNGDGTVWAPTDYDTITSGWRGLITMREAVEDSVNVYAVKLLSSLGVENGWQFAKNNLGLSLTNNDKVLSMALGTFDISTLQMASAYGTFANNGVKAEPYSVIKVLGPDGKTLVENTPSEKRVMKETTAYLMNDLLRSVVTYGTGTKARIGNWYICGKTGTTSLDPAKFGNRSGNPDAWFAGYSPKYAGVVWMGYDQTDTSHYLYKVYGGSYPASIWKQVMTVAHEGLAVQSSISRPEGLTTVKFDSKSGLLPSSLTPSEFVKSEICAADSVPTKVSDVWVQVMVDANNPNLLAPVGSMNAVSRLCLNVLGRPKDVTWPSDEAPYKAPDKYVNESGSSTSGETPPAGDSSIPQLSLSSPYYDGSSTVVQLPVSNYNSKKYTVKLYIKKPGQSYLETYVPEDGNKRTIQYRLDLFGAGAVSGTYTFWGVLMDNDSFTEGPPSNPVTLEISN, encoded by the coding sequence GTGATTTTAGGTATTTACTTAATTGTTGCTGTTGCAAAAACCCCCAAATTAGATGTTGAGCTGCTGACAGGTCAGAAACAATCCTCTGTGGTCTATGACAATGAACAAAATTCGATTGCCCAGCTTCACTCCTCCGAAAACAGACTGCTGGTCGACTATGAAGACATTCCGGACACTGTGAAGGAAACGTTTATCGCGGTGGAAGATAAACGGTTTTATAAACATTTTGGGGCAGACCCGATCCGGATTATCAAATCGGCTTTTAATAATTTGAAAGCCGGCGAAGTCGTCGAAGGTGGCAGCACCATCACGATTCAGCTCGCCAAAAACGCTTTTATTGAAGATCCGACGGCGCAGAAGCTTTCGCGCAAGATCCAGGAAGCCGTTCTAGCTCTTCAGATTGAGCATGTGTACACCAAGAACGAAATTCTGACCTTTTACTTGAATCGGATTTACTTAGGGGAATCGTCTTTCGGAATCCGGACCGCTTCTTTGACTTATTTTAACAAAGAGCTTAAGGATCTGAATCCGGCTGAAATCGCCATGCTGGCCGGCCTCCCTCAAGCTCCAAGCGGTTATGACCCATACTTTTATCCGGAAAAAGCCAAAGCAAGACGAACGATCGTCCTGGGTGTGATGAGAGACAATGGCATTATTACACAGGCTGATTATGACAAGTATGTCGATACACCTTTCACGTTTGTTGACCAGGTTAAATCCAAACAAAAGAATGTCCAAATGCCCGAAATTGCAACGCGCAACAAACAACACCCTTATTTTGTTGACTATGTAATTTCCGAGCTTCAGGCTAAATATGGCTTTACACCTGAACAGATCTATAGCGGTGGTTTAAAGATTTATACGACTGTAAATTCAAAAATCCAGACCAAAGCCGAGGAAGCTTTTGCAGACTCCAAGAATTTCCCTGCTAACAGTAAGGACGGGACTTCCGTTCAAGGTGCGATGACTGTACTGGAGCCCGATAGCGGGGCGATCGCAGCCATGGTAGGCGGCCGGGAATACACCCCGATGGGTTTGAACCGCGCTTACCAGTCCAAAAGGCAGCCTGGATCGACTGCCAAGCCACTGGTTGTCTATGCGCCGGCACTTGAACACGGCGGTTATTATCCTGGAACAGTATTCGATGATATGCCCGTTAAATTTAATAACGGTGACGGCACTGTCTGGGCCCCGACGGATTATGACACAATTACTTCCGGTTGGCGGGGTTTGATCACGATGCGCGAAGCTGTTGAGGACTCTGTAAACGTTTACGCCGTAAAACTTTTAAGCTCTCTCGGGGTTGAAAACGGCTGGCAGTTCGCCAAGAATAATCTGGGGCTTTCCCTAACCAACAATGACAAAGTATTAAGTATGGCCCTCGGGACATTTGATATTTCCACCCTGCAGATGGCTTCAGCTTACGGAACATTTGCCAATAACGGTGTCAAAGCTGAACCTTACAGTGTTATTAAAGTTTTAGGCCCCGATGGTAAAACATTGGTCGAAAACACGCCTTCCGAGAAAAGAGTGATGAAAGAAACCACTGCCTATTTGATGAATGATCTCCTTAGGAGCGTTGTAACCTACGGAACCGGCACAAAGGCCCGGATTGGCAATTGGTATATCTGCGGTAAGACGGGCACAACATCCCTGGATCCTGCTAAATTTGGCAATAGGTCCGGTAATCCCGATGCCTGGTTTGCCGGCTATAGCCCAAAATACGCGGGGGTTGTCTGGATGGGGTATGATCAGACAGATACAAGCCATTACCTGTATAAGGTATATGGCGGCAGCTACCCGGCCAGCATCTGGAAACAGGTCATGACGGTTGCCCACGAAGGACTGGCAGTTCAGTCAAGTATCAGCCGTCCCGAAGGGCTTACAACCGTAAAATTCGATTCCAAATCAGGTCTTCTGCCAAGCAGTCTGACTCCTTCAGAATTTGTTAAATCAGAAATATGTGCGGCAGACAGTGTTCCAACAAAAGTTAGTGATGTTTGGGTCCAAGTGATGGTCGATGCTAATAACCCCAATCTTTTAGCCCCCGTAGGCAGCATGAATGCCGTATCGAGGCTTTGCCTGAACGTTCTGGGGCGGCCTAAAGATGTGACCTGGCCATCGGACGAAGCCCCCTATAAGGCTCCGGACAAATACGTGAATGAAAGTGGCAGCTCTACCAGCGGTGAGACTCCACCGGCAGGAGATTCAAGTATTCCTCAGTTGTCTTTATCTTCTCCGTATTATGACGGATCGAGCACGGTTGTTCAGCTTCCGGTTTCCAACTATAACAGTAAAAAATATACTGTTAAGCTGTATATCAAGAAACCGGGACAATCCTATCTTGAAACGTATGTGCCAGAAGACGGAAACAAGAGGACGATTCAATACCGTTTAGATCTTTTCGGTGCCGGAGCAGTCTCCGGAACCTACACCTTCTGGGGTGTTCTGATGGACAATGACTCTTTTACAGAGGGTCCTCCGTCAAATCCCGTGACGTTGGAAATCAGTAATTAA